A stretch of the Parabacteroides timonensis genome encodes the following:
- a CDS encoding lysophospholipid acyltransferase family protein, with product MEKIVSYPLSVIYYLLFGITLVFFHAVQWICFNLFGYKAHKKSVDVLSFFLVFNTYVLGTRYKVSGLEKLPTNSPLIIASNHQSLYDITTICWFMRKVHPKFISKIELGKGIPSISYNLVHGGSVLIDRKDPKQALTAIRVMAEYIETNKRSAVIFPEGTRSKTGKPRPFAENGLKILCKYAPSAYMVPVTINNSWKMTKWGTFPLGLGNRIELIIHDPIPVKGKPFAELFAETEQTVTGSIKV from the coding sequence ATGGAAAAAATCGTTTCGTATCCACTTTCAGTTATCTACTATTTGTTATTTGGAATTACGTTGGTATTCTTCCACGCAGTACAGTGGATATGCTTCAACCTGTTTGGCTACAAAGCACACAAAAAAAGTGTGGATGTCTTAAGTTTTTTCTTAGTATTCAACACGTACGTGTTGGGAACAAGATACAAAGTGAGCGGACTGGAAAAGCTCCCGACTAATTCTCCCCTGATAATTGCTTCGAACCATCAAAGCCTGTATGATATTACCACCATCTGCTGGTTCATGCGCAAGGTACACCCTAAATTTATCAGTAAAATCGAACTAGGCAAAGGGATTCCCAGCATCTCATACAACCTCGTCCATGGCGGATCGGTACTTATCGACCGGAAAGACCCGAAGCAAGCTTTGACAGCTATCCGCGTAATGGCTGAATATATCGAAACGAACAAACGTTCGGCAGTAATTTTTCCGGAAGGGACAAGAAGCAAAACAGGTAAACCTCGCCCTTTTGCCGAAAACGGCCTGAAAATCCTCTGTAAGTATGCACCGTCAGCCTATATGGTTCCAGTAACTATCAACAATTCATGGAAGATGACGAAATGGGGTACTTTTCCTTTGGGACTCGGTAATCGAATCGAACTCATCATCCACGATCCTATCCCCGTGAAAGGAAAACCTTTCGCAGAGCTTTTTGCGGAAACCGAACAAACCGTTACCGGCAGTATTAAAGTATAA
- a CDS encoding DUF4858 domain-containing protein, whose product MSKRLIIWMLICLSGTEYVYSQWTEKDSVWLQKVISGKEKIELNQEALKAIESGTLINTDKPASNMIMAPSTSPASYVLKDFSEYVRPEDVEEHNPNRKVALKDLPPAVFMRYGLDKPLPRIKMFGSFYVSPDIRANAQKPSGISFDDMLQQVFMPSARSKRRNAQRWQTQKYYNNYP is encoded by the coding sequence ATGAGCAAAAGATTAATTATATGGATGTTGATCTGCCTGAGCGGTACAGAATATGTATACAGTCAATGGACAGAAAAGGATTCGGTATGGCTTCAAAAAGTCATTTCCGGCAAAGAAAAGATAGAATTGAATCAGGAAGCGTTGAAAGCAATAGAATCCGGAACACTCATCAACACAGATAAACCGGCGTCAAACATGATCATGGCACCATCCACCTCTCCTGCTTCATACGTACTGAAAGATTTCTCTGAATATGTACGTCCGGAGGATGTGGAAGAACACAACCCCAACCGAAAAGTGGCACTGAAAGATTTGCCTCCTGCTGTTTTTATGCGCTACGGACTCGACAAGCCCCTACCCCGGATCAAAATGTTCGGCTCCTTCTATGTTTCCCCCGATATCAGAGCTAACGCTCAAAAACCTTCAGGCATCTCATTCGACGATATGCTTCAACAAGTTTTTATGCCTAGTGCGCGCTCCAAAAGGAGAAATGCACAACGCTGGCAAACACAGAAATACTACAATAATTATCCCTAA
- a CDS encoding TlpA disulfide reductase family protein, producing the protein MKTNFLFTLLIGLTLLSSCSEKSATTYTINGTIPDNSLDGETIYIVNRDNNNNKIDSTVITGKTFTFTGKIDTPAFCQITASREYYVSFILENGTINLDLGKPELPSGTSLNKELANFRTAQNKMSDMIDSKQRELMEQIEDKKERMQQQSDYFKNEWKPAFIAMLDSFLNKNSNNPIGAIALNYLNIYLTPEQVKPRIALLGETVRNTPNMQETIQQIEALEQTAEGKPFVDFTIEAEDGSKASLSDYVGKGKYALVDFWASWCGPCREETPVLAEVYKQYKDKGLEVIGVAVWDRTADTQKAITDLKITWPQILNAGDTPGKLYGINGIPHIILFGPDGTIIARDLRGDDLKAKVKEVIETK; encoded by the coding sequence ATGAAGACAAACTTTTTATTTACATTGTTAATCGGATTAACGCTACTCAGCAGCTGTTCGGAAAAGTCGGCTACGACTTATACCATAAACGGTACGATTCCGGACAATTCGCTGGATGGTGAAACGATTTATATTGTTAACCGCGACAACAACAATAATAAGATAGACAGTACTGTCATCACGGGAAAGACTTTCACTTTCACCGGAAAGATAGACACCCCTGCTTTTTGCCAGATCACTGCCAGTCGGGAATATTATGTATCTTTCATTCTTGAAAACGGGACGATTAATCTTGATTTAGGCAAGCCGGAACTTCCATCAGGAACATCTTTAAATAAAGAATTAGCTAATTTCCGTACCGCCCAAAATAAAATGTCTGATATGATCGACTCCAAACAACGCGAGTTAATGGAACAAATAGAGGACAAAAAAGAGCGTATGCAGCAACAAAGCGATTATTTCAAGAATGAATGGAAACCAGCTTTTATCGCTATGCTCGACAGTTTCCTCAATAAAAACTCAAATAATCCGATCGGAGCAATCGCTTTGAATTATCTGAATATCTATCTTACTCCCGAACAGGTAAAGCCTAGAATAGCACTGCTTGGTGAAACGGTTCGCAATACTCCGAATATGCAGGAAACGATACAACAGATTGAAGCACTGGAACAAACAGCCGAGGGAAAACCTTTTGTCGATTTCACAATCGAAGCAGAAGATGGAAGTAAAGCTTCTTTATCCGATTATGTCGGAAAAGGGAAATACGCGCTGGTCGATTTCTGGGCTAGTTGGTGCGGCCCTTGCCGTGAAGAAACTCCGGTATTGGCAGAGGTATATAAACAATATAAAGATAAAGGTCTAGAGGTTATTGGTGTTGCCGTATGGGATCGCACTGCCGACACGCAAAAGGCCATAACTGATTTGAAAATAACATGGCCTCAGATCTTAAATGCAGGAGATACTCCCGGTAAGTTATACGGTATCAACGGTATTCCCCATATCATCCTGTTTGGTCCCGACGGCACGATCATAGCCCGCGACCTGCGTGGTGACGATTTAAAAGCAAAGGTAAAAGAAGTGATCGAAACTAAATAA